A stretch of the Ictidomys tridecemlineatus isolate mIctTri1 chromosome 5, mIctTri1.hap1, whole genome shotgun sequence genome encodes the following:
- the Bmp4 gene encoding bone morphogenetic protein 4 isoform X3 — translation MREGRRGRWEGRSAEARSHSVVPFRATHCRSFSEPFQQVCSRLAVKNHGLLLYALFSVILLGGASHASLIPETGKKKVAEIQGHAGGRRSGQSHELLRDFEATLLQMFGLRRRPQPSKSAVIPDYMRDLYRLQSGEEEEEEQIHGMGLEYPERPASRANTVRSFHHEEHLENIPGTSENSAFRFLFNLSSIPENEVVSSAELRLFREQVDQGPDWEQGFHRINIYEVMKSPAEVVPGHLITRLLDTRLVHHNVTRWETFDVSPAVLRWTREKQPNYGLAIEVTHLHHTRTHQGQHVRISRSLPQGSGDWAQLRPLLVTFGHDGRGHALTRRRRAKRSPKHHPQRSRKKNKNCRRHSLYVDFSDVGWNDWIVAPPGYQAFYCHGDCPFPLADHLNSTNHAIVQTLVNSVNSSIPKACCVPTELSAISMLYLDEYDKVVLKNYQEMVVEGCGCR, via the exons ATGCGGGAAGGCAGAAGaggaaggtgggagggaaggagcgCGGAAGCTAG gAGCCATTCCGTAGTGCCATTCCGAGCAACGCACTGCCGCAGCTTCTCTGAGCCTTTCCAGCAAGTTTGTTCAAGATTGGCTGTCAAGAATCATGGACTGTTATTATATGCCTTGTTTTCTGTCA TCCTGCTAGGAGGCGCGAGCCATGCTAGTTTGATACCTGAGACGGGGAAGAAAAAAGTCGCCGAGATTCAGGGCCACGCGGGAGGACGCCGCTCAGGGCAGAGCCATGAGCTCCTGCGGGACTTCGAGGCGACACTTCTGCAGATGTTCGGGCTGCGCCGCCGCCCGCAGCCAAGCAAGAGCGCAGTCATCCCGGATTACATGCGGGATCTTTACCGGCTCCagtctggggaggaggaggaggaagagcagatcCACGGCATGGGTTTGGAGTACCCGGAGCGCCCCGCCAGTCGTGCCAACACCGTGAGGAGCTTCCACCACGAAG AACATCTGGAGAACATCCCCGGGACCAGCGAAAACTCTGCTTTTCGTTTCCTATTTAACCTCAGCAGCATCCCAGAGAATGAGGTGGTCTCCTCTGCAGAGCTTAGGCTCTTTCGTGAGCAGGTGGACCAGGGCCCTGATTGGGAGCAGGGATTCCACCGAATAAACATTTATGAGGTTATGAAGTCCCCGGCAGAAGTGGTGCCTGGGCATCTCATCACACGACTACTGGACACGAGACTAGTCCACCACAATGTGACACGTTGGGAAACTTTTGATGTGAGCCCTGCAGTCCTTCGCTGGACTCGGGAGAAGCAGCCAAACTATGGGCTGGCCATTGAGGTGACTCACCTCCATCATACACGGACCCACCAGGGCCAGCATGTCAGGATTAGCCGATCGTTACCTCAAGGGAGTGGGGATTGGGCCCAGCTCCGGCCCCTCCTGGTCACTTTTGGCCATGATGGCCGGGGCCATGCCTTGACCCGACGCCGGAGGGCCAAGCGTAGCCCTAAGCATCACCCACAGCGGTCCAGGAAGAAGAATAAGAACTGCCGGCGCCACTCACTTTATGTGGACTTCAGCGATGTGGGCTGGAATGATTGGATTGTGGCCCCACCAGGCTACCAGGCCTTCTACTGCCACGGGGACTGCCCCTTTCCACTGGCGGACCACCTCAACTCAACCAACCACGCCATTGTGCAGACCCTGGTCAACTCTGTCAATTCCAGTATCCCCAAGGCCTGTTGTGTTCCCACTGAACTAAGTGCCATCTCCATGCTATATCTGGATGAGTATGACAAGGTGGTGCTGAAAAATTATCAGGAGATGGTGGTAGAGGGATGTGGGTGCCGCTGA
- the Bmp4 gene encoding bone morphogenetic protein 4 isoform X1, with the protein MREGRRGRWEGRSAEARDTMIPGNRMLMVVLLCQVLLGGASHASLIPETGKKKVAEIQGHAGGRRSGQSHELLRDFEATLLQMFGLRRRPQPSKSAVIPDYMRDLYRLQSGEEEEEEQIHGMGLEYPERPASRANTVRSFHHEEHLENIPGTSENSAFRFLFNLSSIPENEVVSSAELRLFREQVDQGPDWEQGFHRINIYEVMKSPAEVVPGHLITRLLDTRLVHHNVTRWETFDVSPAVLRWTREKQPNYGLAIEVTHLHHTRTHQGQHVRISRSLPQGSGDWAQLRPLLVTFGHDGRGHALTRRRRAKRSPKHHPQRSRKKNKNCRRHSLYVDFSDVGWNDWIVAPPGYQAFYCHGDCPFPLADHLNSTNHAIVQTLVNSVNSSIPKACCVPTELSAISMLYLDEYDKVVLKNYQEMVVEGCGCR; encoded by the exons ATGCGGGAAGGCAGAAGaggaaggtgggagggaaggagcgCGGAAGCTAG agaCACCATGATTCCTGGTAACCGAATGCTGATGGTCGTTTTATTATGCCAAGTCCTGCTAGGAGGCGCGAGCCATGCTAGTTTGATACCTGAGACGGGGAAGAAAAAAGTCGCCGAGATTCAGGGCCACGCGGGAGGACGCCGCTCAGGGCAGAGCCATGAGCTCCTGCGGGACTTCGAGGCGACACTTCTGCAGATGTTCGGGCTGCGCCGCCGCCCGCAGCCAAGCAAGAGCGCAGTCATCCCGGATTACATGCGGGATCTTTACCGGCTCCagtctggggaggaggaggaggaagagcagatcCACGGCATGGGTTTGGAGTACCCGGAGCGCCCCGCCAGTCGTGCCAACACCGTGAGGAGCTTCCACCACGAAG AACATCTGGAGAACATCCCCGGGACCAGCGAAAACTCTGCTTTTCGTTTCCTATTTAACCTCAGCAGCATCCCAGAGAATGAGGTGGTCTCCTCTGCAGAGCTTAGGCTCTTTCGTGAGCAGGTGGACCAGGGCCCTGATTGGGAGCAGGGATTCCACCGAATAAACATTTATGAGGTTATGAAGTCCCCGGCAGAAGTGGTGCCTGGGCATCTCATCACACGACTACTGGACACGAGACTAGTCCACCACAATGTGACACGTTGGGAAACTTTTGATGTGAGCCCTGCAGTCCTTCGCTGGACTCGGGAGAAGCAGCCAAACTATGGGCTGGCCATTGAGGTGACTCACCTCCATCATACACGGACCCACCAGGGCCAGCATGTCAGGATTAGCCGATCGTTACCTCAAGGGAGTGGGGATTGGGCCCAGCTCCGGCCCCTCCTGGTCACTTTTGGCCATGATGGCCGGGGCCATGCCTTGACCCGACGCCGGAGGGCCAAGCGTAGCCCTAAGCATCACCCACAGCGGTCCAGGAAGAAGAATAAGAACTGCCGGCGCCACTCACTTTATGTGGACTTCAGCGATGTGGGCTGGAATGATTGGATTGTGGCCCCACCAGGCTACCAGGCCTTCTACTGCCACGGGGACTGCCCCTTTCCACTGGCGGACCACCTCAACTCAACCAACCACGCCATTGTGCAGACCCTGGTCAACTCTGTCAATTCCAGTATCCCCAAGGCCTGTTGTGTTCCCACTGAACTAAGTGCCATCTCCATGCTATATCTGGATGAGTATGACAAGGTGGTGCTGAAAAATTATCAGGAGATGGTGGTAGAGGGATGTGGGTGCCGCTGA
- the Bmp4 gene encoding bone morphogenetic protein 4 isoform X2, producing MIPGNRMLMVVLLCQVLLGGASHASLIPETGKKKVAEIQGHAGGRRSGQSHELLRDFEATLLQMFGLRRRPQPSKSAVIPDYMRDLYRLQSGEEEEEEQIHGMGLEYPERPASRANTVRSFHHEEHLENIPGTSENSAFRFLFNLSSIPENEVVSSAELRLFREQVDQGPDWEQGFHRINIYEVMKSPAEVVPGHLITRLLDTRLVHHNVTRWETFDVSPAVLRWTREKQPNYGLAIEVTHLHHTRTHQGQHVRISRSLPQGSGDWAQLRPLLVTFGHDGRGHALTRRRRAKRSPKHHPQRSRKKNKNCRRHSLYVDFSDVGWNDWIVAPPGYQAFYCHGDCPFPLADHLNSTNHAIVQTLVNSVNSSIPKACCVPTELSAISMLYLDEYDKVVLKNYQEMVVEGCGCR from the exons ATGATTCCTGGTAACCGAATGCTGATGGTCGTTTTATTATGCCAAGTCCTGCTAGGAGGCGCGAGCCATGCTAGTTTGATACCTGAGACGGGGAAGAAAAAAGTCGCCGAGATTCAGGGCCACGCGGGAGGACGCCGCTCAGGGCAGAGCCATGAGCTCCTGCGGGACTTCGAGGCGACACTTCTGCAGATGTTCGGGCTGCGCCGCCGCCCGCAGCCAAGCAAGAGCGCAGTCATCCCGGATTACATGCGGGATCTTTACCGGCTCCagtctggggaggaggaggaggaagagcagatcCACGGCATGGGTTTGGAGTACCCGGAGCGCCCCGCCAGTCGTGCCAACACCGTGAGGAGCTTCCACCACGAAG AACATCTGGAGAACATCCCCGGGACCAGCGAAAACTCTGCTTTTCGTTTCCTATTTAACCTCAGCAGCATCCCAGAGAATGAGGTGGTCTCCTCTGCAGAGCTTAGGCTCTTTCGTGAGCAGGTGGACCAGGGCCCTGATTGGGAGCAGGGATTCCACCGAATAAACATTTATGAGGTTATGAAGTCCCCGGCAGAAGTGGTGCCTGGGCATCTCATCACACGACTACTGGACACGAGACTAGTCCACCACAATGTGACACGTTGGGAAACTTTTGATGTGAGCCCTGCAGTCCTTCGCTGGACTCGGGAGAAGCAGCCAAACTATGGGCTGGCCATTGAGGTGACTCACCTCCATCATACACGGACCCACCAGGGCCAGCATGTCAGGATTAGCCGATCGTTACCTCAAGGGAGTGGGGATTGGGCCCAGCTCCGGCCCCTCCTGGTCACTTTTGGCCATGATGGCCGGGGCCATGCCTTGACCCGACGCCGGAGGGCCAAGCGTAGCCCTAAGCATCACCCACAGCGGTCCAGGAAGAAGAATAAGAACTGCCGGCGCCACTCACTTTATGTGGACTTCAGCGATGTGGGCTGGAATGATTGGATTGTGGCCCCACCAGGCTACCAGGCCTTCTACTGCCACGGGGACTGCCCCTTTCCACTGGCGGACCACCTCAACTCAACCAACCACGCCATTGTGCAGACCCTGGTCAACTCTGTCAATTCCAGTATCCCCAAGGCCTGTTGTGTTCCCACTGAACTAAGTGCCATCTCCATGCTATATCTGGATGAGTATGACAAGGTGGTGCTGAAAAATTATCAGGAGATGGTGGTAGAGGGATGTGGGTGCCGCTGA